Proteins encoded within one genomic window of Scomber japonicus isolate fScoJap1 chromosome 16, fScoJap1.pri, whole genome shotgun sequence:
- the ctsl.1 gene encoding cathepsin L.1 has translation MKLLLVAAAVLTVASCASISLEDLEFHAWKLKFGKSYNSPSEEAYRMKIWLNNRRLVLMHNIMADQGIKSYHLGMTYFADMVFLEDLQLSLQGANSCHQDGPCRYDPAKIGATCTGYIKVKQGDEDALKEAVASVGPVSVGIDASHKTFQLYKSGVHDEPDCSSLWLHHAVLAVGYGTENGHDYWLVNNSWGLHWGEKGYIKMSRNKHNQCGIATDAFYPLV, from the exons ATGAAGCTCCTactggttgctgctgctgtactgACTGTGGCCAGCTGTGCCAGCATTTCTCTGGAGGACCTGGAGTTCCACGCCTGGAAATTAAAGTTTG GAAAGTCCTATAACTCTCCTTCAGAGGAGGCTTACCGCATGAAAATCTGGCTCAATAACCGCAGACTGGTGCTGATGCACAACATCATGGCTGATCAGGGCATCAAGTCCTACCACCTTGGCATGACCTACTTTGCTGACATG GTCTTCCTTGAAGACCTCCAGCTTTCTCTGCAAGGCGCCAACAGCTGTCATCAG GATGGGCCGTGCCGTTACGACCCTGCCAAGATAGGTGCCACATGCACAGGTTACATTAAAGTGAAACAGGGTGATGAAGATGCCCTGAAGGAGGCTGTGGCCAGTGTTGGACCTGTGTCAGTTGGCATTGATGCTTCTCATAAAACCTTCCAGCTCTATAAATCAG GGGTGCATGATGAGCCAGACTGCAGCAGCTTATGGTTGCACCATGCTGTGCTGGCTGTAGGTTACGGCACTGAAAACGGACATGACTACTGGCTGGTTAATAACAG CTGGGGTCTACACTGGGGAGAAAAGGGATACATCAAGATGTCCAGGAACAAACACAACCAGTGTGGCATTGCTACTGATGCCTTCTATCCCCTGGTCTGA